A genomic segment from Acyrthosiphon pisum isolate AL4f chromosome A3, pea_aphid_22Mar2018_4r6ur, whole genome shotgun sequence encodes:
- the LOC100569606 gene encoding uncharacterized protein LOC100569606 isoform X1 — protein sequence MSTMEEKPEIGKHTASDVLTQHFFLYISHIKRAFDNFNQCMDKTIVQAWINKLMECPHPNNFKATKRNMYLAQLLIHLYDGKLRAPFTRMPSNRPLETFDELPFYGKPDTLRENNITPEVFNQELPLDELNYISSDERTYIAIQSLNDGFTVFGYVAVTIGHVCTDPMWLNSRGETIKSPIPTSQDLPVSTPLSKNSQELDLVLIDKQASNGLDILVKEIWDVLSGRHNPDIRERAGGFYLTLYTTIQQEMLNEQNNLCSTKFQDPFVNRLIFFLVEDLMAEGVRDTEAFHRFNQLSMLKKRIKAIIVEIETRRRVFEEVKKSIIMPKMQFHLHSSINCSSVISEMILQETLKMGPKSTNFLFTQYPLSVVQKFKIMIVNEKKRIMQLIKIRSDSVTGEMYKDLRESIRQGLRDYQAARNEWLRAWRVIKEYEEALKIKDKLTLSVNYQSINDKFLEIIKNEIDIAKIRYKKIEEKNNILENEIYLLNKKIHEQNNINVSETTHAEERKKMYLNEITNKNIEIQLRIATIDHLKSIISID from the exons atGTCGACTATGGAAGAGAAGCCCGAAATAGGTAAACATACAGCATCTGATGTACTTACTCAACactttttcttatatatttcgCATATAAAGCGAGCATTTGACAATTTCAATCAATGTATGGATAAAACAATTGTTCAG gcTTGGATTAATAAACTAATGGAGTGCCCTcatccaaacaattttaaagcaACTAAACGTAATATGTATTTGGCACAGttactaatacatttatatgacgGAAAGTTACGAGCTCCGTTTACGCGAATGCCATCTAATAGACCCTTAGAAACCTTTGACGAATTACCGTTTTACGGAAAACCGGATACACTTAGGGAAAATAACATAACTCCTGAAGTATTCAACCAAGAATTACCATTAGATgaacttaattatatttcatcggATGAACGGACATATATAGCCATTCAGAGTTTAAATGATGGCTTTACAGTATTTGGATATGTAGCAGTTACCATTGGACATGTATGTACGGATCCGATGTGGTTGAATTCCCGAGGAGaaactat TAAAAGTCCAATACCTACTTCTCAAGATTTACCAGTGAGCACTCCTTTATCAAAGAACTCACAAGAACTTGATTTAGTCTTAATTGACAAGCAGGCAAGCAATGGCCTGGACATTTTAGTAAAAGAAATCTGGGATGTGTTATCTGGACGACATAACCCAGATATCAGGGAACGTGCTGGTGGTTTTTATCTCACGCTGTATACCACTATCCAACAAGAGATGCTCAATGAACAGAATAATCTATGTTCGACCAAATTTCAAGATCCTTTTGTTAATAGACTGATATTTTTCTTGGTGGAAGATTTAATGGCTGAGGGTGTACGTGACACCGAGGCATTCCATCGATTCAATCAACtatcaatgttaaaaaaacgAATCAAAGCAATTATTGTTGAA ATTGAAACCAGACGACGTGTTTTTGAAGAAGTCAAAAAGTCAATAATAATGCCTAAAATGCAATTTCATCTACATTCATCGATCAACTGTTCAAGCGTTATATCTGAGATGATATTACAGGAAACACTTAAAATGGGCCCAAAATCAACGAATTTTCTATTCACACAGTATCCTTTGTCCGTGGTACAAAA atttaagatAATGattgttaatgaaaaaaaacgcATAATGCAGTTAATCAAAATACGTTCGGACAGTGTAACAGGTGAGATGTACAAAGATTTGAGAGAATCAATACGACAAGGTTTGCGTGACTATCAAGCCGCTCGAAATGAATGGCTCAGGGCTTGGCGAGTAATCAAAGAATACGAAGAAGCATTAAAGATTAAAGACAAATTGACATTGAGTGTAAATTACCAAAGTATCAACGACaaatttttggaaataataaaaaatgaaattgatatAGCCAAAATTCGttataag aaaattgaagaaaaaaataacatacttgaaaatgaaatttatttgttgaataaaaagatacatgaacaaaataatataaacgtatcgGAAACAACGCACGCAGaagaacgaaaaaaaatgtatttaaatgaaataacaaataaaaacatagaaaTACAACTCAGGATAGCTACCATCGATCATCTGAAATCTATTATCTCCATTGACTAA
- the LOC100569606 gene encoding uncharacterized protein LOC100569606 isoform X2 yields MECPHPNNFKATKRNMYLAQLLIHLYDGKLRAPFTRMPSNRPLETFDELPFYGKPDTLRENNITPEVFNQELPLDELNYISSDERTYIAIQSLNDGFTVFGYVAVTIGHVCTDPMWLNSRGETIKSPIPTSQDLPVSTPLSKNSQELDLVLIDKQASNGLDILVKEIWDVLSGRHNPDIRERAGGFYLTLYTTIQQEMLNEQNNLCSTKFQDPFVNRLIFFLVEDLMAEGVRDTEAFHRFNQLSMLKKRIKAIIVEIETRRRVFEEVKKSIIMPKMQFHLHSSINCSSVISEMILQETLKMGPKSTNFLFTQYPLSVVQKFKIMIVNEKKRIMQLIKIRSDSVTGEMYKDLRESIRQGLRDYQAARNEWLRAWRVIKEYEEALKIKDKLTLSVNYQSINDKFLEIIKNEIDIAKIRYKKIEEKNNILENEIYLLNKKIHEQNNINVSETTHAEERKKMYLNEITNKNIEIQLRIATIDHLKSIISID; encoded by the exons ATGGAGTGCCCTcatccaaacaattttaaagcaACTAAACGTAATATGTATTTGGCACAGttactaatacatttatatgacgGAAAGTTACGAGCTCCGTTTACGCGAATGCCATCTAATAGACCCTTAGAAACCTTTGACGAATTACCGTTTTACGGAAAACCGGATACACTTAGGGAAAATAACATAACTCCTGAAGTATTCAACCAAGAATTACCATTAGATgaacttaattatatttcatcggATGAACGGACATATATAGCCATTCAGAGTTTAAATGATGGCTTTACAGTATTTGGATATGTAGCAGTTACCATTGGACATGTATGTACGGATCCGATGTGGTTGAATTCCCGAGGAGaaactat TAAAAGTCCAATACCTACTTCTCAAGATTTACCAGTGAGCACTCCTTTATCAAAGAACTCACAAGAACTTGATTTAGTCTTAATTGACAAGCAGGCAAGCAATGGCCTGGACATTTTAGTAAAAGAAATCTGGGATGTGTTATCTGGACGACATAACCCAGATATCAGGGAACGTGCTGGTGGTTTTTATCTCACGCTGTATACCACTATCCAACAAGAGATGCTCAATGAACAGAATAATCTATGTTCGACCAAATTTCAAGATCCTTTTGTTAATAGACTGATATTTTTCTTGGTGGAAGATTTAATGGCTGAGGGTGTACGTGACACCGAGGCATTCCATCGATTCAATCAACtatcaatgttaaaaaaacgAATCAAAGCAATTATTGTTGAA ATTGAAACCAGACGACGTGTTTTTGAAGAAGTCAAAAAGTCAATAATAATGCCTAAAATGCAATTTCATCTACATTCATCGATCAACTGTTCAAGCGTTATATCTGAGATGATATTACAGGAAACACTTAAAATGGGCCCAAAATCAACGAATTTTCTATTCACACAGTATCCTTTGTCCGTGGTACAAAA atttaagatAATGattgttaatgaaaaaaaacgcATAATGCAGTTAATCAAAATACGTTCGGACAGTGTAACAGGTGAGATGTACAAAGATTTGAGAGAATCAATACGACAAGGTTTGCGTGACTATCAAGCCGCTCGAAATGAATGGCTCAGGGCTTGGCGAGTAATCAAAGAATACGAAGAAGCATTAAAGATTAAAGACAAATTGACATTGAGTGTAAATTACCAAAGTATCAACGACaaatttttggaaataataaaaaatgaaattgatatAGCCAAAATTCGttataag aaaattgaagaaaaaaataacatacttgaaaatgaaatttatttgttgaataaaaagatacatgaacaaaataatataaacgtatcgGAAACAACGCACGCAGaagaacgaaaaaaaatgtatttaaatgaaataacaaataaaaacatagaaaTACAACTCAGGATAGCTACCATCGATCATCTGAAATCTATTATCTCCATTGACTAA
- the LOC100162331 gene encoding dihydrolipoyllysine-residue succinyltransferase component of 2-oxoglutarate dehydrogenase complex, mitochondrial: MAYGMLHVVRGLPKNALKTTAAARRTAQFEVSNETRRVHRGNETACPRRRLSIVATSSISPISLSSSSNRRSFDQCRYFQTSAILWEEHVLKTPAFADSVSEGDMRWEKNVGDTVAVDEVVCEIETDKTSVPVPSPVNGIVAQRLVEDGATVKAGQDLCTITITEGGPAPAKAAPKVEATPKVEDTPKAAEPVPPVAVAAAAPVPATPPPQVSQPPPPRVAAPPAAAPKMSQQQTATVKVPPTDPTKEIAGTRSEHRVKMNRMRLRIAQRLKDAQNTNAMLTTFNEIDMSSIMDFRKTNLDTFQKKHGLKLGFMSAFLKASAYALQDQPVVNAVIEGNEIIYRDYVDISVAVATPKGLLVPVVRNVQDMNYADIEKTIAALGEKAKRGAIDVEDMDGGTFTVSNGGVFGSLMGTPIINPPQSAILGMHGIFERPIAVKGQVVIRPMMYIALTYDHRLVDGREAVLFLRKIKAAIEDPRIIVAGL, translated from the exons ATGGCCTACGGTATGTTGCACGTCGTCAGGGGTCTCCCTAAGAACGCACTGAAGACAACTGCTGCCGCCAGACGGACGGCCCAGTTCGAA GTCTCCAACGAAACACGAAGGGTCCACAGAGGGAACGAGACCGCCTGTCCAAGGAGGAGATTGTCAATAGTTGCTACATCTTCCATTAGTCC GATATCACTTTCTAGTTCATCCAATAGAAGGTCTTTTGATCAATGTCGCTATTTCCAAACAAGTGCAATCCTCT ggGAAGAACATGTTTTAAAGACACCAGCTTTTGCTGATTCAGTATCCGAAGGTGACATGAGATGGGAAAAAA ATGTTGGCGACACAGTAGCAGTAGATGAAGTTGTTTGTGAAATCGAAACAGATAAA acttCAGTTCCTGTTCCCTCACCAGTCAACGGAATTGTTGCACAGCGACTTGTTGAAGATGGTGCTACTGTCAAAGCTGGACAAGATTTGTGTACAATTACAATCAcgg AAGGAGGACCTGCACCAGCCAAAGCAGCTCCTAAAGTTGAAGCTACTCCTAAGGTTGAAGATACCCCTAAAGCTGCTGAACCGGTACCACCTGTGGCTGTAGCGGCAGCTGCTCCTGTTCCTGCAACACCTCCACCACAAGTATCACAGCCCCCACCACCAAGAGTAGCTGCACCACCAGCAGCCGCCCCTAAAATGTCTCAACAACAAACTGCCACTGTTAAAGTACCACCAACTGATCCTACCAAAGAGATAGCTGGAACCAGATCAGAACACCGTGTTAAAATGAACCGTATGAGATTACGTATTGCCCAACGATTGAAGGATGCTCAAAACACTAATGCCATGTTGACCACTTTTAATGAGATAGACATGAG CTCGATTATGGATTTCCGAAAAACTAACCTTGACACTTTTCAAAAGAAACACGGTTTGAAATTAGGTTTTATGTCTGCATTCTTAAAAGCGTCTGCTTATGCCCTACAAGATCAACCCGTTGTCAATGCTGTAATAGAAGGCAACGAAATTATCTACAGAGATTATGTAGATATATCTGTAGCTGTAGCAACTCCTAaa GGTCTATTGGTGCCTGTCGTGCGCAATGTACAAGACATGAATTATGCAGATATTGAAAAAACAATTGCTGCTCTCGGTGAAAAAGCGAAAAGAGGTGCTATCGACGTTGAAGACATGGACGGAGGTACTTTTACTGTCAGTAATGGTGGAGTTTTCGGATCTCTAATGGGAACACCAATCATCAATCCACCACAATCTGCTATTTTGGGAATGCATGGAATTTTTGAAAGGCCTATTGCTGTTAAAGGACAG GTTGTCATAAGACCCATGATGTACATAGCCTTAACATACGATCATAGACTTGTAGATGGACGTGAAGCTGTACTATTCTTACGCAAAATTAAAGCTGCCATCGAAGACCCTAGAATAATTGTTGCAGGattataa
- the LOC100162960 gene encoding 26S proteasome non-ATPase regulatory subunit 12, translating into MMDNLEPLTTDGGRVVKMEVDYSSTCDEKIAVAESLAASGKLQEALDTLLVLEKQTRTGCDMASTSRVLVAIVKLCFEAKEWALLNEHVVMLTKRRSQLKLSVAAMVRECCTFIDQTPDKETKLKLIESLRNVTEGKIYVEVDRARLTQKLAQIKEDEGDVTGAANIIQELQVETYGSMKKQEKVELILEQMRLCLAKKDYIRTQIISKKINTKFFDDVKPEIQQLKLKYYKLMIELGEHDGQYLDICRHYRAIQVTPEIISDETKCNAALQNAILYLILAPFDNHQSDLTHRILEDETLQKIPKYKSFLQLFTTMELIQWKELCKDYEIELKSGSTATDVFSESTEKGKKRWADLKNRVAEHNVRVMAKYYSRIRVVRMSQLLDMTLEDTEQLLSNMVVDKSVTAKIDRPSGVVEFSVGKSVNEVLNEWSFGLNDLMKLVNNTTHLINKEQMVHKHLLSH; encoded by the exons ATGATGGACAATTTGGAACCTCTGACCACCGATGGTGGTCGTGTAGTAAAAATGGAAGTAGACTACAGTTCTACGTGCGATGAAAAAATTGCTGTCGCAGAAAGTTTGGCAGCCAGCGGCAAATTACAAGAAGCATTAGATACGTTACTTGTGCTTGAAAAACAAACTAGAACT gGATGTGATATGGCTTCAACTAGTCGAGTTTTGGTTGCTATTGTTAAACTATGTTTTGAAGCTAAAGAATGGGCATTACTTAATGAACATGTTGTTATGTTAACTAAAAGAAGATCACAGTTGAAACTTTCAGTTGCAGCTATGGTCAGAGAATGTTGTACGTTCATTGACCAAACACCGGATAAAGagacaaaattgaaattaattgaaTCCCTTAGAAACGTTACTGAAGGGAag ATATATGTGGAAGTAGATAGAGCTCGTCTCACACAAAAGTTGGCTCAAATTAAAGAAGATGAAGGCGATGTAACTGGCGCTGCTAATATCATTCAAGAATTGCAAGTGGAAACCTATGGTTCAATGAAAAAACAAGAAAAAGTTGAACTCATTTTAGAACAGATGCGATTATGTTTGGCTAAGAAAGATTATATTCGGACACAGATTATATCAAAGAAAATAAACACAAAGTTTTTTGATGATGTTAAACCTGAAATACagcaacttaaattaaaatactacaa ATTAATGATTGAGCTGGGTGAACATGATGGTCAATACTTAGATATTTGCCGCCACTATAGAGCTATTCAAGTTACTCCTGAGATTATTTCTGATGAAACAAAATGTAATGCTGCTTtgcaaaatgcaatattatacctCATATTAGCTCCATTTGATAATCATCAGTCTGATTTAACTCATCGAATTCTTGAAGATGAAACTTTACAAAAAATACCAAAGTAcaa ATCATTCCTGCAATTATTTACCACTATGGAATTGATTCAATGGAAAGAGTTGTGTAAGGattatgaaattgaattaaaatctgGGTCTACAGCTACAGATGTATTTTCAGAAAGTACTGAAAAAGGAAAAAAACGTTGGGCTGATCTTAAAAATAGAGTTGCTGAacac aatgttCGTGTAATGgctaaatattattcaagaatCAGAGTTGTTCGAATGTCTCAGTTATTAGATATGACTTTAGAG GATACTGaacaattattatctaatatggTCGTAGATAAATCTGTAACAGCCAAAATCGATCGTCCATCAGGTGTGGTTGAGTTTTCAGTTGGAAAATCTGTAAACGAAGTGTTGAATGAATGGTCATTTGGACTCAACGACCTCATGAAGCTAGTAAACAACACTACTCATCTCATCAACAAAGAACAGATGGTCCATAAACATTTACTGTCtcattaa